From Penicillium psychrofluorescens genome assembly, chromosome: 1, one genomic window encodes:
- a CDS encoding uncharacterized protein (ID:PFLUO_001937-T1.cds;~source:funannotate) gives MASPQEHHLFHSSIADHSFSADKQTLAVARENNVELYRMSGNKFSLSDELKGHEKTVTGVDIAPNTGRIVTCSQDRNAYVWEQTPEGWKPTLVLLRINRAATFVRWSPSEQKFAVGSGARVIAVCYFEEENDWWISKHLKKPIRSTITTLAWHPNSVLLASGSTDSHARVFSSFIKGVDARPEPSAWGERLPFNTICGEYLNDSAGWIQGVCFSPSGNALAFTGHDSSVTVVYPSAPEQPPRAMLNISTRLLPLNSLIWNGENEIIAAGHDCEPFRFRGDENGWQLAGSLENKAGAATGAREESALNMFRQMDLKGQAQADIKLKSTHQNTVNTVRVYEEANGALRFSTANNNTAHDIPRLFNSLEEHSRLVDISYCVSTTGIQKPFQCLSRCVEFPNLELITAWNTGPLLSDSCGYIALSHAPSPPRIVVAFRGTYSITNTIIDLSAYPQSYVPYPEDGGDGDSDDDKDLSPPARCENCTVHAGFMTSWQNTRETVLPAVAAALEQYPDYEVTLVGHSLGGAVAALAGLEMRLKGWDPLVTTFGEPMIGNKDFAAFIDHRFGIASNSSDEVDGGGTVVDQRFRRVTHINDPVPLLPLKEWGYTAHAGEIFISKSELSPSVEDLRVCVGDQDPNCIAGADADPGATLLDILRDINIPIISSSDSSSPSMDCYNSQDPESEAGPESESEAEPEFDTGSANQVVLGTRRGHGRGSSVACDEENAVHSQKWDWSFIPARYRLWQIFYAHRDYFWRIGLCVPGGDPTG, from the exons ATGGCTTCCCCCCAGGAGCACCACCTCTTTCACTCGTCAATTGCCGACCACTCCTTTTCTGCCGACAAGCAGACGCTGGCTGTGGCTCGGGAGAACAATGTGGAGCTGTACCGCATGTCAGGCAACAAGTTCTCGCTGAGCGATGAACTCAAGGGCCACGAAAAGACCGTCACCGGTGTCGACATTGCTCCCAACACTGGCCGCATTGTGACCTGTTCGCAGG ACCGCAACGCCTATGTCTGGGAGCAGACTCCCGAAGGCTGGAAGCCAACCCTAGTCCTCCTGCGAATCAACCGCGCCGCTACTTTTGTGCGCTGGTCCCCCTCGGAGCAAAAGTTCGCCGTGGGCTCCGGAGCCCGTGTGATTGCCGTCTGCTACTTCGAGGAGGAGAACGACTGGTGGATCTCAAAGCACTTGAAGAAACCTATCCGCAGCACCATCACGACGCTCGCCTGGCACCCGAACTCTGTGCTCCTGGCCTCCGGATCCACAGACTCGCACGCGAGagtcttctccagcttcatCAAGGGCGTGGACGCCCGCCCCGAGCCGAGCGCATGGGGCGAGCGCCTCCCCTTCAACACGATCTGTGGTGAATACCTGAATGACTCGGCCGGGTGGATCCAGGGTGTCTGTTTTTCGCCAAGTGGCAATGCGCTCGCCTTTACCGGGCATGACAGCAGCGTCACGGTCGTTTACCCCAGTGCACCGGAGCAGCCTCCCCGGGCGATGCTCAATATCTCCACCCGACTCTTGCCTCTGAACAGCCTGATCTGGAACGGAGAGAACGAGATTATCGCCGCCGGTCAT GATTGTGAACCTTTCCGCTTCCGTGGCGACGAGAACGGATGGCAGCTGGCTGGATCGCTGGAGAATAAGGCTGGCGCAGCCACCGGTGCGCGCGAAGAGTCTGCGCTGAACATGTTCCGGCAGATGGATCTCAAAGGCCAGGCTCAGGCCGACATCAAGCTCAAGTCCACGCACCAGAACACAGTGAACACCGTGCGGGTCTACGAGGAGGCCAACGGGGCTCTGCGCTTCAGCA CAGCCAATAATAACACGGCTCATGATATCCCCCGGCTCTTTAACTCGCTGGAGGAGCACTCGCGCCTAGTCGACATCTCCTATTGCGTCAGCACAACCGGGATCCAAAAACCCTTCCAGTGCCTCAGCCGATGCGTTGAGTTTCCAAACCTGGAGCTGATAACG GCCTGGAACACCGGGCCCCTCCTCTCTGACTCATGCGGCTATATCGCACTCTCCCACGCGCCCTCCCCTCCGCGCATCGTCGTCGCCTTCCGCGGCACCTACTCGATAACAAACACCATAATCGACCTCTCCGCCTACCCGCAGTCCTACGTCCCATACCCAGAagacggcggcgatggcgatagcgacgacgacaaggacCTCTCGCCGCCAGCGCGCTGCGAAAACTGCACCGTGCACGCAGGGTTCATGACCTCATGGCAGAACACGCGCGAAACCGTTCTCCCCGCTGTTGCCGCAGCGCTCGAACAATACCCGGACTACGAAGTCACGCTGGTGGGCCATTCGCTCGGCGGGGCcgtcgccgcgctggcggGTCTGGAGATGCGACTGAAGGGGTGGGATCCGCTAGTCACGACGTTCGGGGAGCCGATGATTGGGAATAAAGACTTTGCAGCATTTATCGATCACCGCTTCGGTATagccagcaacagcagcgacgaggtcgacggTGGTGGTACTGTTGTTGACCAGCGATTCCGTCGGGTCACCCACATCAATGACCCGGTTCCGCTCCTCCCGCTTAAAGAGTGGGGGTACACCGCTCACGCGGGggagatcttcatctccaaATCCGAGCTCTCGCCGTCTGTTGAGGATCTCCGGGTCTGTGTCGGCGACCAGGATCCAAACTGTATAGCTGGCGCTGACGCCGATCCCGGCGCGACCCTGCTCGATATACTTCGCGACATCAACATCCCTATCATATCCTCGTCGGATAGTTCGAGTCCCAGCATGGACTGCTACAATTCACAAGACCCAGAATCTGAAGCTGGACCCGAATCCGAATCCGAAGCCGAACCCGAATTTGATACTGGCTCAGCAAACCAAGTCGTTCTCGGCACGCGGCGCGGTCATGGCCGTGGTAGCTCTGTTGCCTGCGAC
- a CDS encoding uncharacterized protein (ID:PFLUO_001938-T1.cds;~source:funannotate): MPPRGAVDGKAAATGPPNQTLYCTNLPDKLRKYDLRLSLYALFSTYGPVLDVVAMKTNKMRGQAHIVFKDVQASTQALRALQGFDFFGREMKIVYAKGQSNVIAKLRGTYIAPAVAEGMVVSTDLQKSIFSGPPGALPPKPGVNGAHGVKRPRDEESDEEEAPMEEDSDVPMEASSDED; encoded by the exons ATGCCCCCACGCGGTGCTGTTGACGGCAAGGCCGCAGCCACTGGTCCTCCCAACCAAAC GCTCTACTGCACCAACCTCCCGGACAAGCTTCGCAAGTATGATCTGCGGCTGTCGCTGTATGCGCTATTTTCGACCTACGGGCCCGTGTTGGACGTCGTGGCCATGAAAACGAACAAGATGCGAGGACAGGCCCATATTGTGTTCAAGGATGTCCAGGCCAGCACGCAAGCCCTGCGGGCCCTTCAAGGGTTTGACTTCTTTGGAAGAGAGATG AAAATCGTCTATGCCAAGGGCCAATCGAATGTGATCGCTAAACTGCGTGGCACGTACATCGCACCGGCCGTGGCTGAAgggatggtggtgtcgaCGGATCTTCAAAAGTCCATCTTCAGCGGTCCCCCCGGCGCACTGCCCCCCAAACCGGGCGTCAATGGCGCACATGGCGTGAAGCGACCCCGGGATGAGGAgagtgacgaagaagaagccccgatggaggaagacagTGACGTTCCCATGGAAGCTTCGTCAGATGAGGATTAA
- a CDS encoding uncharacterized protein (ID:PFLUO_001939-T1.cds;~source:funannotate), translating to MSDPSLSAFPCLTPVEFSRACQAVAQAAWARPEGGWDSIRLVTQSTGSMLQITQHITDIPHNTLHSAESEAIDDVDDEEEQDPVCTSQPPRAMLHRPNQASQEALVRTARKPSLQVDYDILLSSTYRVPVLFFRLKWNHHHHGPVGLDAVYQYVVPEQYRQGLQSVGVMGGISLGYHPESGAPAFFVHPCNTADAMAHLADARNATPGTYLLIWLGLVGHCVNLHVPRELVAPGGTSPLRGHA from the exons ATGTCAGACCCATCGCTCTCCGCGTTCCCTTGCTTGACGCCGGTGGAGTTTTCCCGCGCGTGTCAAGCGGTGGCCCAAGCTGCCTGGGCCCGACCAGAAGGAGGCTGGGACTCGATTCGACTCGTCACACAG TCCACGGGCTCGATGCTCCAGATCACACAACACATCACCGATATCCCGCACAACACCCTACACTCCGCAGAGTCGGAGGCGAtcgacgacgtcgacgacgaagaagaacaggaccCGGTCTGCACCTCCCAGCCTCCCCGAGCGATGTTGCACCGTCCTAACCAGGCATCACAGGAAGCCCTCGTGCGCACCGCACGCAAACCCAGCCTACAGGTAGACTATGACATCCTGCTCTCGTCCACGTACCGCGTGCCCGTCTTGTTCTTCCGGCTGAAATggaaccaccaccatcacggCCCGGTCGGACTTGACGCCGTCTACCAGTATGTGGTCCCCGAGCAGTATAGGCAAGGATTGCAGAGCGTGGGGGTTATGGGGGGCATCAGTCTTGGC TACCATCCCGAATCGGGCGCCCCGGCCTTTTTCGTGCACCCGTGCAACACGGCCGACGCGATGGCGCATCTGGCGGACGCAAGGAACGCCACTCCGGGGACGTACCTCCTCATCTGGCTCGGCCTGGTCGGTCACTGTGTGAATCTGCACGTCCCGCGTGAGCTTGTTGCCCCCGGTGGGACCAGCCCCCTTCGCGGACACGCATAA
- a CDS encoding uncharacterized protein (ID:PFLUO_001940-T1.cds;~source:funannotate), with amino-acid sequence MGNSQSIPNNDETRRANRLSKPLAQKLGFDPSSTPHLHPPGNPPELATGLIGWQNPWVASSISHASSGTRASYHSKPREIPPTVFEAEDIPEIPEIPELPELSKKNDKEARDLAVFAQKFDQHPFRARPTYRSSASFNQRDSYQPETINVPAESEPEQPKRSNSIQTPLQRHRSGMHESNIEGVSLSNTHFLVDNQRFSLTRRRSLLTRPGVATRRTTSAIRRVPSTIGEPESPEEIEANVMQWPLPPRQRPQLPIPPPARPTSPMDSRYTQLGALKLGSLRVVNGSSPCPSERISLTRPCATGPGLGLVHVETTEARGSVLRIPPLEDVKKADDTPGSPFSFEKSPTITVQSRSKTVFPGEHEDEGIAMCDEVKASDSANIPVEKTTTESSIGRKTTQSLNKSDSGYSSAASIGSQQHSRTRESIDSQTSISCGADSSKNVLVSNAQNLDRPGRAQRRLSLQEAKARNYSRPQLASSSRDDPSRSVVDPQNGLRGRRSTVCGPRSTEDHRRYNNASAFPNAPTGLTRGPLYGDWYPINNSLEAGYGSGSSPPVPERHRHHQVSMNRSHRALSEHNHVHGETDAWVSRSRSRSSRTWSQKPGIDVPPLPTILSPGHLQVTEDMEMEMVVPETHRGRPRSRSHDHRRRKLIKARPSDLNMTTSPFVLH; translated from the coding sequence ATGGGTAACTCGCAATCTATCCCCAACAATGATGAAACCCGCCGCGCCAACCGGCTGTCCAAGCCTCTGGCTCAAAAGCTCGGTTTCGATCCAAGCTCAACGCCGCACCTGCACCCTCCGGGGAACCCTCCCGAGCTCGCGACTGGGTTGATCGGATGGCAGAATCCGTGGGTGGCTTCCAGTATCTCTCATGCTTCGTCGGGGACCAGGGCTAGCTATCATTCTAAGCCCCGCGAAATCCCCCCCACGGTCTTTGAAGCAGAGGATATTCCTGAGATTCCTGAGATTCCTGAACTTCCTGAACTTTCTAAGAAAAACGACAAGGAGGCTCGGGATCTGGCTGTGTTTGCGCAGAAGTTCGATCAGCACCCATTTAGGGCCCGCCCTACCTATCGATCAAGCGCGTCTTTCAACCAGAGAGATTCCTACCAGCCAGAGACTATTAATGTCCCTGCGGAGTCTGAACCGGAACAGCCGAAGCGATCCAATTCGATCCAGACTCCTCTCCAGCGGCACCGAAGTGGGATGCACGAGAGCAATATTGAGGGCGTGTCCTTATCCAACACACACTTCTTGGTTGACAACCAGCGATTCTCGCTGACTCGACGCCGCTCTCTGTTGACACGGCCTGGAGTCGCTACAAGACGCACGACGAGTGCCATTCGACGAGTTCCATCAACCATCGGGGAGCCAGAGAGTCCTGAAGAGATAGAAGCCAACGTGATGCAGTGGCCATTGCCGCCTCGTCAACGGCCGCAGCTGCCCATTCCACCCCCGGCCCGTCCCACAAGCCCAATGGACTCTCGGTACACTCAACTTGGAGCGCTTAAACTAGGATCGTTGCGGGTTGTGAACGGCTCGTCACCATGCCCGAGCGAACGCATTTCTCTGACACGACCGTGCGCCACTGGCCCTGGACTTGGCCTGGTTCATGTGGAGACTACAGAAGCGAGAGGATCCGTGCTGAGGATCCCGCCTCTGGAGGATGTGAAAAAAGCGGACGACACCCCGGGTAGTCCCTTTTCGTTCGAGAAATCGCCCACAATTACGGTTCAATCACGATCGAAGACCGTGTTTCCGGGAGAGCATGAGGATGAAGGCATTGCCATGTGTGATGAGGTGAAAGCCTCTGACAGTGCGAACATTCCGGTAGAGAAGACGACTACAGAGTCGAGCATCGGTCGAAAGACCACTCAATCGCTCAACAAGTCGGACAGCGGGTACAGCTCCGCGGCTTCGATTGGCTCTCAGCAGCATAGTCGAACCCGGGAGTCCATTGATTCCCAgacatccatctcctgcGGTGCAGACAGCTCCAAGAACGTGTTGGTGTCCAATGCTCAGAACCTTGACCGACCAGGCCGAGCGCAACGTCGCCTGAGTCTCCAGGAGGCCAAGGCGAGGAACTACTCCCGACCACAGCTCGCTTCTTCATCGCGTGATGATCCCAGCCGCTCCGTGGTTGATCCTCAAAATGGTCTACGCGGACGACGATCTACTGTTTGCGGTCCCCGCTCCACGGAGGACCACCGACGCTACAACAACGCCTCTGCCTTTCCTAATGCTCCCACGGGATTGACTCGAGGGCCATTGTATGGAGACTGGTATCCCATCAATAATTCTCTCGAGGCTGGCTACGGGTCTGGTTCATCGCCCCCGGTCCCGGAGAGACACCGCCACCATCAGGTGTCCATGAACCGGTCACACCGCGCTCTCTCCGAGCACAACCATGTCCATGGAGAAACCGATGCTTGGGTCTCCCGATCCCGGAGCCGGAGCAGTCGAACATGGTCTCAGAAGCCGGGGATTGACGTTCCCCCGCTCCCGACCATCCTCTCCCCCGGTCACCTACAAGTCACTGAGGAtatggagatggagatggttgTTCCCGAGACGCATCGAGGCCGGCCTCGAAGCCGGAGCCATGACCATCGCCGACGAAAGTTGATAAAGGCCCGTCCTTCGGATCTCAATATGACGACCTCACCTTTTGTGCTGCACTGA